DNA sequence from the Malus sylvestris chromosome 10, drMalSylv7.2, whole genome shotgun sequence genome:
TAATTAGCTCTTGctattattttcattatcttgTTTCGTTCGTGTGTCATCAACTTATAGCATCATTCATCCAAATAATTTATTTAGATCCAAGGTCAAGATCTAAGATGTGACAATATGCTCAAATAGaatcaaataataaaaatattatcatCCAATCAAACCAGTCCAACTTAAACTGCTCCACAAAGGTCATACTTGTATGATTTAGTCATCTTGTTTTCAGTCTTTTAATAAGCATAAAAGCATAATACTTCGTCATTGCCTTGAACAATAAACAACACAAGATTCCTTTGTGCAAGTTTCATTAACTAATCAACTTGCTAGACCATTAGAAATAATCTGAAAAGCAAAGCAAACATCCCAAGAAACCAGACAATATCTGGCAAAACCTTAAAAAACTGAAACTTTCATATAAGCTAGTTGTCACAAAGAATCTTGTGACGGTCACAACAGAAAAATTTTCTCGTACAATtatataagttcataaaattGATTGGACGAAACTATAGAGATCGAGTTGACAGAATTTAGATAAATAATAACCTAATAGTATTATTAGTACATTCATATATCTCAGACCACCTAAATTAATTAGGAGACTTTCTTTTGGTTCTTGGCCTTCCAATCTTTGATATCAGCTTCAATCTTTGCCGTAACACTTTTATGAAACCCTGGATAGGGTTCATACCCAAAAGTTGAGTGAAGTAGCTCCAGCAACACAAAGTACGGCCCCATTAGAAGTCCTTGAAGAAAGTTGTTTGAAGGGGCTCTCTTTTCAAATATCCCGTGGCCTATGACCTGTCCAGCCCAACTGCAGAACTGACCACCCAGAACAACCTTCCACGACTTAGAAAACCCTAGCTCACTGCCAAGAACACTGGCTCCAACCCAGCAGAGAATACAGATCAAAGCTGCCAAGGACCCAGCTTTCTTGTCCAATTTGATGTAATACAAACAATACGCCAACGTGAAAACAAACCCCAAATTTAATTCGAGGCCATGAACTGGGAAACTGTAGAGGGAAGGTGTGAAGTGGAAAAGAAGAACAGAAGTGAAGAACAATGGCCACACCAAGAAAGTATGTATGAAAATGTTAATTGGGTTGTTGTGATATGCTCCATGGAAGGCAAAGTTCCTTTCAAGATCAAACAATCCAGTCCTCcccatgagtttttttttttttttagcagaaCTGATTTTCTTTTGCTGGAAACAGGGAAGATTTTCCTGGGAAAATGAAGATTCTGTGGAAGACTTGGACTTGAAGGAAAACCAGTTGGGGGTATATATAGAAGGAAGAAGTTGATAGAATAGTAGTGTAGAAAGCAAAAGGCCAAAAGACAGTCAAGCACATTGGAATGTTTAAAGATACTGCTATTACttacccatttttactttttacacatttttattagtttttttattatcaatcTTTTTTAATTCAGACGATCCATAAAATTAAGAACAaattgtgaaaaataaaaataaattgcgTAGATAGcattaggggtgtgatatccacacacctcattttacttctcacacaccttattaattttcattcgtcggatcgaatgaattgaagaaggtcaacgaacataaattatcaaggagtgtgtgagaagtaaaatgggatgtgtggatagcacacccctagcattaccctattTAAATGCATTGCATGCGTCAATGGTCAATCAATATAATATTGTGAAATTGTTGACTTGTATTGAGTCCATTGACTCGTGTGAAATGGATCTGAACGGATTGAACTCCACGTTATTGAGATGGAATTAGCTATACTTCACAGGAAAGGATTTGATTGGGCTATGTATTAAGACAACTTTCCCTAATACCTACCATTTTGTCTCTATGGCTGGCAACCCTGCTTACACTCTTTTGATTGGGTCAGGCCATCTATTTCTGCAGAGTCATCTCGTGGACTGTGGAACTGAGgaagcaatccaacaaattaCTTTTATATATACAACTACACAAGAGGGAATCTTTTCTGTTTGAGCTACGAATTCATGGCACGACActtttgttcaatttaattacgATGATTTTGTTATGAGTTATCTATCCTGTTCGACCTTCCATTTTACATCTTTTTTCTTTCACATCTTGCAATCACTTTGATATTTTTTGTGACATATTTAAAGATAATCTCTGCAAAAAATATATCAATCAAAATTGAAATCATCTTGTAATATACCTAGTTTATAGTATATAAAGAGATTATATCTTGCCAACCTTTGCTAATACAAACCAGGGGAACTTGCTAATCTTTTAGCCTCAAACCAAAACCTTCGCAGTAGCAATGCTATGCTTTTAGcattttacaaaattaattaCTTTAGGCTATAAATACTAGTCTAGACTATCACAATGTTAATTGTCAAAgtttgaaaatatgaaaatatatacAACATTCAAGTGCATGCAGAAGCTTCAGATGCCATTAATCATACGAAAAggaatatataatttttttttttaagaaaatatacaGAGGAATATGCCAATATAAGGGTGAGTAACAAATAATCTCATGCCAGTAGACCTAGTGAGCCCGTTTACCAAAACCAGTAGACCTAGTGGGTCCGCTTACCAAAAAACCTAGTGGGCCCGTTTACCAAAAAGACCTAGTTGTCCCTTTTCTGTAATTTCGGGCCTCATCCCTCTACTCCCTTCCTAATCTGATTCTCTCTTATTGCTGGGTTGGTTGGCATTCATATTGAAGTCCATCTTCAGaacatttttttaaaggaaaactaatgaaaatggcttgaaaattttgagttttaatgataaggacaaaataaaaggtaaagtgaatagtaccaggattgactttttagtgtaaaaatgtggtttttcgttaaagtgaacagtaccaggtgcttttcgttaaagttccctttttttaaAGGATAAATTGGATTAATGGTCCACGTAGAAATAAGGTAATCAGAAGATAGCTTCTGtgtgaaaaaaattagtttaaatcCTCGTGGTATAGTCCGTTAGGATTCAATCCTAAAATTAACATTTCCGTCAACTCTCCATTAACACAACACAGGTAATCAGAAGATAGCTCCCgtgataaaggtaaaggtcgtacacagtgcacaaggctcccgctttacgcagggtctgggagaggtgaatgtcggctagccttacccccattttatggagaggctgctcccaagtctcgaacccgagacctaccgctcatgggcgaagacacttgccatcgcaccaagtgcgacctctagaaGATAGCTCCCgtgatgaaaaaaattaattttaaacctTCGTAGTGAAGTCCCTTAAAATTCAAGCTCAAACTTAATATTTCCGTTATCTATCCGATAACATAAAATTTGTGTTGTGTTGAACTCAACCTTTAAAAACCTGCTTGCCACTGTCAAAAAGTTAACTCAAGC
Encoded proteins:
- the LOC126586234 gene encoding 2-hydroxy-palmitic acid dioxygenase mpo1-like is translated as MGRTGLFDLERNFAFHGAYHNNPINIFIHTFLVWPLFFTSVLLFHFTPSLYSFPVHGLELNLGFVFTLAYCLYYIKLDKKAGSLAALICILCWVGASVLGSELGFSKSWKVVLGGQFCSWAGQVIGHGIFEKRAPSNNFLQGLLMGPYFVLLELLHSTFGYEPYPGFHKSVTAKIEADIKDWKAKNQKKVS